The Camelina sativa cultivar DH55 chromosome 14, Cs, whole genome shotgun sequence genome includes a window with the following:
- the LOC104740070 gene encoding fucosyltransferase 6: MYQKFQISGEVIRTLGSKMKILLTVIISGLLIWSIMLLSSSTNFNSQLLVATSNDSKESETPRDKLIGGLLTADFDEGSCQSRYQQSLLYRKPSPYKPSEYLISKLRNYEKLHKRCGPGTDAYKKATEILGHDDENYANKSVGECRYIVWVAVYGLGNRILTLASVFLYAMLTERVVLVDQSKDISDLFCEPFPGTSWLLPLEFPLMKQINGYNMRYSRCYGTMLNNHAINSTLIPPHLYLHILHDSRDNDKMFFCQKDQSLVDQVPWLIVKANVYFVPSLWLNPTFQTELMKMFPQKEAVFHHLARYLFHPTNQVWGLITRSYNAYLSRADETLGIQVRIFSDRPGYFQHVMDQVVSCVQREKLLPEAAAQEEPKVNISKRQKLKAVLVTSLYPEYSDNLKNMYWERPTSTGEIIEVYQPSGERVQQTDKKLHDQKALAEMYLLSLTDNVVTSARSTFGYVAHSLGGLKPWLLYQPTGPTAPNPPCIRSTSMDPCHLTPPSHGCEADWGTDSGKVVPFVRHCEDRGNDGLKLFDEL; this comes from the exons ATGTATCAAAAATTTCAGATCTCCGGCGAAGTTATCAGGACTCTGGGTTCGAAGATGAAGATTCTGCTAACTGTCATCATTAGTGGCTTACTAATTTGGTCTATAATGTTGTTATCATCCTCAACCAACTTCAACAGCCAGCTTCTTGTTGCTACATCCAACG ATTCAAAGGAATCCGAAACACCGAGGGATAAGCTGATCGGAGGGCTTTTAACCGCAGATTTCGATGAAGGTTCTTGCCAGAGTAGGTATCAACAATCTTTGTTGTACCGCAAGCCTTCACCGTACAAGCCTTCTGAGTACCTCATCTCTAAGCTTAGAAACTACGAGAAGCTTCACAAGCGTTGCGGTCCAGGCACAGATGCTTACAAGAAAGCAACAGAGATTCTTGGTCATGATGATGAGAATTATGCAAACAAATCTGTTGGTGAGTGCAGATACATCGTGTGGGTTGCGGTTTACGGTCTTGGGAACAGAATACTTACTCTTGCCTCTGTCTTCCTCTACGCTATGTTGACTGAGAGAGTCGTTCTTGTTGATCAAAGCAAAGATATAAGTGATCTCTTCTGCGAGCCGTTTCCAGGTACCTCATGGTTGCTTCCTCTTGAATTCCCATTGATGAAACAGATCAACGGCTACAACATGAGATACTCTCGTTGTTACGGAACAATGTTGAACAATCATGCCATCAACTCGACTTTAATCCCTCCGCATCTGTATCTTCACATTCTTCATGATTCAAGGGACAATGACAAGATGTTCTTCTGCCAAAAGGATCAGTCTTTAGTCGACCAAGTCCCTTGGTTGATTGTCAAAGCCAATGTCTACTTTGTTCCTTCTCTGTGGTTGAATCCAACTTTCCAAACCGAACTAATGAAGATGTTCCCGCAGAAAGAAGCTGTCTTTCACCATCTGGCTAGGTATCTTTTTCACCCCACGAACCAAGTTTGGGGCTTGATCACAAGATCCTACAATGCTTACTTATCAAGAGCAGACGAGACTCTCGGGATTCAAGTACGGATCTTCAGTGATCGACCTGGATACTTCCAACATGTTATGGATCAGGTTGTCTCTTGTGTACAAAGAGAGAAACTCTTACCTGAGGCAGCTGCACAAGAAGAGCCAAAAGTCAATATATCGAAAAGACAGAAACTTAAGGCTGTTCTTGTCACATCTTTGTATCCAGAGTACTCTGACAACTTAAAGAACATGTATTGGGAAAGACCGACTTCAACAGGAGAGATAATTGAAGTTTATCAGCCAAGTGGAGAAAGGGTTCAACAAACAGACAAGAAGCTTCACGACCAAAAGGCTCTCGCCGAGATGTATCTTCTAAGTCTAACTGATAACGTTGTCACAAGCGCAAGGTCTACATTTGGATATGTTGCTCATAGTCTTGGAGGGTTAAAGCCATGGTTACTCTATCAGCCAACAGGTCCAACAGCTCCTAATCCACCGTGTATTCGATCCACGTCGATGGACCCTTGTCACCTTACTCCTCCGTCTCATGGATGTGAAGCCGATTGGGGAACAGACTCAGGGAAGGTAGTTCCTTTTGTAAGGCATTGTGAGGATCGTGGGAACGATGGGCTTAAGTTATTTGATGAGTTATAG